Proteins encoded together in one Cicer arietinum cultivar CDC Frontier isolate Library 1 chromosome 4, Cicar.CDCFrontier_v2.0, whole genome shotgun sequence window:
- the LOC101494149 gene encoding glycogen synthase kinase-3 homolog MsK-2 isoform X2 yields the protein MASAGVAPASGLIDVNTSSVVAADRLPDEIHGMKIKDDKEMEANVVDGNSTEAGHVIVTIIGGKNGQPKQTISYMAERAVGHGSFGVVFQAKCLETGETVAIKKVLQDKRYKNRELQTMRLLDHPNVVTLKHCFFSTTEKDELYLNLVLEYVPETVYRVIRHYSKMNQRMPLIYVKLYFYQVNPHTHQLKLCDFGSAKVLVKGEPNISYICSRYYRAPELIFGATEYTTAIDIWSAGCVLGELLLGQPLFPGASGVDQLVEIIKVLGTPTREEIKCMNPNYTEFKFPQIKAHPWHKIFRKRMPPEAVDLVSRLLQYSPNLRSTALEALVHPFLDELRDPNTRLPNGRHLPPLFNFKANELKGVSAEMLVKLIPLHARKQCALFVS from the exons ATGGCATCAGCGGGTGTAGCACCTGCTTCTGGGTTAATAGATGTAAATACAAGTTCAGTTGTTGCTGCTGATAGGTTACCTGATGAAATTCATGGCATGAAAATTAAGGATGACAAG GAAATGGAAGCAAATGTGGTTGATGGAAATAGTACCGAAGCAGGACATGTAATTGTAACTATCATTGGGGGTAAAAATGGCCAGCCAAAGCAG ACAATAAGCTACATGGCTGAGCGTGCTGTTGGACATGGATCATTTGGTGTCGTTTTCCAG GCAAAATGCTTGGAGACAGGTGAAACTGTGGCtatcaagaaggttcttcaaGACAAGAGGTACAAGAACCGGGAATTGCAAACAATGCGCCTTCTGGATCACCCCAATGTTGTTACTTTGAAGCATTGTTTCTTTTCAACAACCGAAAAAGATGAGCTCTACCTTAACTTGGTACTTGAGTATGTTCCTGAGACTGTCTATCGGGTGATCAGACACTACAGCAAAATGAATCAGAGGATGCCATTGATATAtgtaaaactttatttttaccaG GTCAATCCTCACACCCACCAGCTGAAGCTTTGTGACTTTGGGAGTGCAAAAGTCCTG GTCAAAGGTGAACCAAACATATCGTACATCTGTTCTAGGTATTATAGAGCTCCTGAGCTTATATTTGGGGCAACCGAGTACACCACAGCCATTGACATTTGGTCAGCTGGCTGTGTACTTGGAGAACTATTGCTTGGCCAG CCTCTATTTCCTGGTGCGAGTGGAGTAGATCAGCTGGTTGAAATTATCAAG GTTTTAGGTACCCCAACAAGAGAAGAAATAAAGTGTATGAATCCTAACTACACCGAGTTCAAATTCCCACAAATCAAAGCACATCCATGGCATAAG ATCTTTCGTAAGCGTATGCCACCAGAAGCTGTGGATCTCGTCTCAAGACTACTGCAATACTCTCCTAATCTTCGAAGCACAGCT TTGGAGGCCCTGGTTCATCCATTCTTAGATGAATTGCGTGATCCAAATACCCGCTTACCAAATGGGCGTCATCTTCCACCTTTATTTAACTTCAAAGCAAATG AGCTTAAAGGAGTCTCTGCTGAAATGCTGGTGAAGCTGATTCCCTTGCATGCAAGAAAGCAGTGTGCCTTGTTTGTGTCATAG
- the LOC101494149 gene encoding glycogen synthase kinase-3 homolog MsK-2 isoform X1, producing the protein MASAGVAPASGLIDVNTSSVVAADRLPDEIHGMKIKDDKEMEANVVDGNSTEAGHVIVTIIGGKNGQPKQTISYMAERAVGHGSFGVVFQAKCLETGETVAIKKVLQDKRYKNRELQTMRLLDHPNVVTLKHCFFSTTEKDELYLNLVLEYVPETVYRVIRHYSKMNQRMPLIYVKLYFYQICRALAYIHNCVGVSHRDIKPQNLLVNPHTHQLKLCDFGSAKVLVKGEPNISYICSRYYRAPELIFGATEYTTAIDIWSAGCVLGELLLGQPLFPGASGVDQLVEIIKVLGTPTREEIKCMNPNYTEFKFPQIKAHPWHKIFRKRMPPEAVDLVSRLLQYSPNLRSTALEALVHPFLDELRDPNTRLPNGRHLPPLFNFKANELKGVSAEMLVKLIPLHARKQCALFVS; encoded by the exons ATGGCATCAGCGGGTGTAGCACCTGCTTCTGGGTTAATAGATGTAAATACAAGTTCAGTTGTTGCTGCTGATAGGTTACCTGATGAAATTCATGGCATGAAAATTAAGGATGACAAG GAAATGGAAGCAAATGTGGTTGATGGAAATAGTACCGAAGCAGGACATGTAATTGTAACTATCATTGGGGGTAAAAATGGCCAGCCAAAGCAG ACAATAAGCTACATGGCTGAGCGTGCTGTTGGACATGGATCATTTGGTGTCGTTTTCCAG GCAAAATGCTTGGAGACAGGTGAAACTGTGGCtatcaagaaggttcttcaaGACAAGAGGTACAAGAACCGGGAATTGCAAACAATGCGCCTTCTGGATCACCCCAATGTTGTTACTTTGAAGCATTGTTTCTTTTCAACAACCGAAAAAGATGAGCTCTACCTTAACTTGGTACTTGAGTATGTTCCTGAGACTGTCTATCGGGTGATCAGACACTACAGCAAAATGAATCAGAGGATGCCATTGATATAtgtaaaactttatttttaccaG ATATGTAGAGCACTAGCTTATATTCATAACTGTGTTGGAGTGTCTCATAGGGACATAAAACCTCAAAATTTACTG GTCAATCCTCACACCCACCAGCTGAAGCTTTGTGACTTTGGGAGTGCAAAAGTCCTG GTCAAAGGTGAACCAAACATATCGTACATCTGTTCTAGGTATTATAGAGCTCCTGAGCTTATATTTGGGGCAACCGAGTACACCACAGCCATTGACATTTGGTCAGCTGGCTGTGTACTTGGAGAACTATTGCTTGGCCAG CCTCTATTTCCTGGTGCGAGTGGAGTAGATCAGCTGGTTGAAATTATCAAG GTTTTAGGTACCCCAACAAGAGAAGAAATAAAGTGTATGAATCCTAACTACACCGAGTTCAAATTCCCACAAATCAAAGCACATCCATGGCATAAG ATCTTTCGTAAGCGTATGCCACCAGAAGCTGTGGATCTCGTCTCAAGACTACTGCAATACTCTCCTAATCTTCGAAGCACAGCT TTGGAGGCCCTGGTTCATCCATTCTTAGATGAATTGCGTGATCCAAATACCCGCTTACCAAATGGGCGTCATCTTCCACCTTTATTTAACTTCAAAGCAAATG AGCTTAAAGGAGTCTCTGCTGAAATGCTGGTGAAGCTGATTCCCTTGCATGCAAGAAAGCAGTGTGCCTTGTTTGTGTCATAG
- the LOC101494776 gene encoding polygalacturonase At1g48100, with product MRHSFILSLSFSIYFLTLFLSIEARHHFHTKHKHYSHFHNNSSEFSLPPSSLPSPSSSSVPEEAPSPAPASDHESYKNASGLFDVRTFGAIGDGITDDTESIKMAWDTACQSELALNVIFVPHGFSFIVQSTIFTGPCKGGLVLKVDGTLMTPDGPESWPKNNSRRQWLVFYRVNGMSLEGSGSIDGRGQKWWDLPCKPHKGPNGTTLPGPCDSPIAIRFFMSSNLSVQGLRIKNSPQFHFRFDGCQSVHVESIFITAPALSPNTDGIHIENTNDVKIYNSIISNGDDCVSIGSGCYDVDIKNITCGPGHGISIGSLGNHNSRACVSNITVRDSVIKVSDNGVRIKTWQGGSGSVSGVTFSNIHMDNVKNPIIIDQFYCLSKECSNKTSAVFVSDIVYTNIKGTYDIRHPPMHFACSDSVPCTNLTLSDIELLPSQGDIVNDPFCWNAYGNSEALTIPPVFCLLDGIPQSISDNDIDHC from the exons ATGAGGcactcttttattttatcactATCATTCTCTATATATTTTCTAACTTTATTTCTTTCAATAGAAGCTAGACACCATTTCCATACAAAACACAAACACTACTCACATTTTCATAATAATTCATCTGAATTTTCACTTCCTCCTTCTTCACTACCTTCACCTTCTAGTTCTAGTGTTCCTGAAGAAGCTCCTAGCCCTGCCCCTGCCAGTGACCACGAGAGTTACAAAAATGCATCCGGCTTATTCGATGTTCGAACATTCGGCGCAATTGGAGATGGAATAACTGATGATACAGAATCAATCAAAATGGCATGGGACACTGCTTGTCAAAGTGAATTAGCACTTAATGTTATCTTTGTTCCTCATGGTTTTTCCTTCATTGTTCAATCTACTATCTTTACAGGTCCTTGTAAAGGTGGCTTAGTATTAAAG GTTGATGGCACTCTTATGACACCTGATGGACCTGAATCATGGCCAAAAAACAACAGTAGGCGTCAATGGTTAGTTTTTTATAGAGTCAATGGAATGTCACTTGAAGGAAGTGGTTCAATTGATGGCAGAGGACAAAAATGGTGGGACCTTCCTTGTAAGCCTCATAAG GGACCTAATGGAACAACATTACCAGGACCATGTGACAGCCCAATT GCCATAAGGTTTTTCATGAGTTCAAACTTGAGTGTACAAGGACTTAGGATAAAAAACAGTCCACAATTCCATTTCAGATTTGATGGCTGCCAAAGTGTACATGTTGAATCAATCTTCATAACAGCTCCAGCATTAAGCCCCAACACTGATGGAATACACATTGAAAATACCAATGATGTGAAAATATATAATTCTATCATTTCCAATG GTGATGACTGCGTATCCATTGGGTCTGGTTGCTATGATGTTGATATAAAAAACATCACATGTGGACCAGGTCATGGGATTag CATTGGTAGTTTGGGAAACCACAACTCTAGAGCATGTGTATCAAACATTACAGTGAGGGATTCAGTTATAAAAGTATCAGATAATGGTGTTAGAATTAAGACATGGCAAGGTGGATCAGGATCAGTATCAGGAGTAACATTCAGTAATATTCACATGGACAATGTAAAAAATCCAATTATAATTGACCAATTTTACTGCCTCAGTAAAGAATGCAGCAACAAAACCTCTGCAGTTTTTGTATCAGATATAGTTTACACAAATATAAAGGGAACTTATGATATAAGACACCCTCCTATGCATTTTGCATGCAGTGACTCTGTCCCTTGCACAAACTTGACTCTCTCAGATATTGAGCTTCTTCCTTCTCAAGGAGATATAGTGAATGATCCTTTTTGTTGGAATGCTTATGGAAATTCAGAGGCACTAACCATTCCTCCAGTTTTTTGCTTGCTTGATGGAATTCCTCAGTCTATTTCAGACAATGACATTGATCATTGCTGA
- the LOC101495110 gene encoding uncharacterized protein translates to MENIRASKKRKISSEELDEEKQEEETKMETFFALVRSMRETRDRWKNKMNENIIKENRVVDVWKPTFEVEDFAEEGVKCRNMKTRHNSLGVVSDINNKEDDDAEKVGRSGGDEDEEEEEMKIEKFYSLLRSFRDARDRRRRELIHEHEKNESNKKRMKTTTTSNPKIEACFEWQDFTTEIHFRKPSLIFPDPTPNDTIEDNSKGDRKEQLKENALDLKLAL, encoded by the exons ATGGAGAATATTAGAGCTAGCAAGAAGAGGAAAATTAGCAGCGAAGAATTAGACGAAGAAAAACAAGAAGAGGAAACGAAAATGGAAACTTTCTTTGCTCTAGTGAGAAGCATGCGCGAGACACGTGACCGTTGGAAGAACAAAATGAATGAGAATATTATCAAAGAAAATAGAGTTGTTGATGTTTGGAAGCCTACGTTTGAAGTTGAAGATTTTGCGGAAGAGGGTGTTAAGTGCCGAAACATGAAAACTAGGCATAACTCATTAGGAGTTGTGTCTGATATCAATAATAAGGAAGATGATGATGCAGAAAAAG TTGGGAGAAGTGGTggtgatgaagatgaagaggaAGAGGAGATGAAGATAGAGAAGTTTTACTCGCTTTTAAGAAGTTTCCGTGACGCACGTGATCGACGGCGAAGGGAATTAATACACGAACATGAAAAAAACGAGAGCAATAAGAAAAGGATGAAGACCACAACAACATCGAATCCCAAAATAGAAGCTTGTTTTGAATGGCAGGACTTCACTACCGAAATTCACTTCAGAAAACCCTCTTTGATTTTTCCTGATCCAACTCCAAACGACACAATCGAAGACAACAGCAAAGGTGACAGAAAGGAACAGCTTAAGGAAAATGCTCTTGATCTCAAATTGGCACTCTAG
- the LOC101496091 gene encoding ADP-ribosylation factor isoform X2, with amino-acid sequence MGLSFTKLFSRLFAKKEMRILMVGLDAAGKTTILYKLKLGEIVTTIPTIGFNVETVEYKNISFTVWDVGGQDKIRPLWRHYFQNTQGLIFVVDSNDRDRVVEARDELHRMLNEDELRDAVLLVFANKQDLPNAMNAAEITDKLGLHSLRQRHWYIQSTCATSGEGLYEGLDWLSNNIANKA; translated from the exons ATGGGGCTGTCATTCACGAAACTATTTAGTCGGCTATTTGCCAAGAAAGAGATGCGTATTCTTATGGTAGGTCTCGATGCGGCCGGTAAGACCACCATTCTTTACAAGCTCAAGCTTGGAGAGATCGTCACTACCATTCCTACAATCG GGTTCAATGTGGAAACAGTGGAATATAAGAACATCAGCTTCACTGTCTGGGATGTCGGGGGTCAGGACAAG ATTCGTCCTCTATGGAGACATTACTTCCAAAATACACAAGGACTTATTTTTGTGGTTGATAGCAATGACAGGGATCGTGTTGTTGAAGCTAGAGATGAGCTGCATAGGATGTTGAATGAG GATGAATTGAGAGACGCTGTGCTTCTAGTTTTTGCAAACAAGCAAGATCTTCCAAATGCTATGAATGCTGCTGAGATAACTGATAAGCTTGGACTTCATTCTCTTCGTCAGCGTCACtg GTACATCCAGAGCACATGTGCCACATCTGGTGAAGGACTTTATGAGGGACTTGACTGGCTCTCAAACAACATTGCAAACAAG GCATAG
- the LOC101496091 gene encoding ADP-ribosylation factor isoform X1, whose product MGLSFTKLFSRLFAKKEMRILMVGLDAAGKTTILYKLKLGEIVTTIPTIGFNVETVEYKNISFTVWDVGGQDKIRPLWRHYFQNTQGLIFVVDSNDRDRVVEARDELHRMLNEDELRDAVLLVFANKQDLPNAMNAAEITDKLGLHSLRQRHWYIQSTCATSGEGLYEGLDWLSNNIANKVNTESLF is encoded by the exons ATGGGGCTGTCATTCACGAAACTATTTAGTCGGCTATTTGCCAAGAAAGAGATGCGTATTCTTATGGTAGGTCTCGATGCGGCCGGTAAGACCACCATTCTTTACAAGCTCAAGCTTGGAGAGATCGTCACTACCATTCCTACAATCG GGTTCAATGTGGAAACAGTGGAATATAAGAACATCAGCTTCACTGTCTGGGATGTCGGGGGTCAGGACAAG ATTCGTCCTCTATGGAGACATTACTTCCAAAATACACAAGGACTTATTTTTGTGGTTGATAGCAATGACAGGGATCGTGTTGTTGAAGCTAGAGATGAGCTGCATAGGATGTTGAATGAG GATGAATTGAGAGACGCTGTGCTTCTAGTTTTTGCAAACAAGCAAGATCTTCCAAATGCTATGAATGCTGCTGAGATAACTGATAAGCTTGGACTTCATTCTCTTCGTCAGCGTCACtg GTACATCCAGAGCACATGTGCCACATCTGGTGAAGGACTTTATGAGGGACTTGACTGGCTCTCAAACAACATTGCAAACAAGGTTAATACTGAATCACTGTTTTGA
- the LOC101495770 gene encoding putative pentatricopeptide repeat-containing protein At1g02420, which translates to MFLRHYTSESPFRSILPSNLILRRLFSFNPNDDVNKVFNILSNSSSPEHLQQTLKSSGIFLSNELIDQVLKRVRFGHANPSQTLEFFNYTGRRKGFYHTAFSLDTMLYILGRSRMFNHVWDLLTEARRKDRTVITPRTVMVVLARVAKVCSVKQTVESFRKFKKIVPDFGTDCFNSLLRTLCQEKSMTDARNVYHSLKHSFHPNLQTFNILLSGWKTPEDAESFFKEMKEMGVEPDVVTYNSLVDVYCKGREIDKAYKVFDEMRERDLSPDVITYTCIIGGLGLIGQPDKARDVLKEMKEFGIYPDVPAYNAAIRNFCIAKRLGDAYDLVDEMTNKGLSPNATTYNLFFRIYYWSNDLPSSWSLYKRMMVEGCLPNTQSCMFLIRLLKKHEKAEMALQLWGDMVEKGFGSYTLVSDVLFDLLCDMGKLLEAEKCFLEMVEKGQKPSNVSFRRIKVLMELANRHEAIQNLTQKMGVFGQTLQVRENVMTPVVEMRELDSQENI; encoded by the coding sequence atgttcCTGAGACATTACACATCTGAATCACCATTCAGGTCCATTCTCCCTTCAAATCTCATTCTCCGCCGCCTCTTCAGTTTCAATCCAAACGACGACGTAAACAAAGTTTTCAACATTCTCAGCAACTCCTCTTCACCCGAACACCTACAACAAACCCTAAAATCAAGCGGAATTTTCCTCTCAAACGAATTAATCGACCAAGTTCTCAAAAGGGTTCGATTTGGCCACGCAAACCCTTCTCAAACCCTAGAGTTTTTCAATTACACAGGGAGAAGAAAAGGGTTTTACCACACCGCGTTTTCACTCGACACCATGCTCTACATTCTTGGTAGAAGCCGCATGTTCAACCATGTTTGGGATCTCTTAACCGAAGCGCGACGAAAAGACCGAACCGTTATAACCCCTAGAACCGTTATGGTTGTGTTGGCTAGAGTCGCTAAAGTTTGCTCCGTTAAACAAACGGTTGAATCGTTTAGAAAGTTCAAGAAAATTGTACCCGATTTCGGTACCGATTGTTTCAATTCCTTGTTAAGAACTCTTTGCCAAGAGAAAAGCATGACGGATGCTAGAAATGTTTATCATAGTTTGAAGCATAGTTTTCATCCAAATTTGCAAACCTTTAACATTCTTTTATCTGGGTGGAAAACCCCTGAAGATGCTGAATCGTTCTTTAAGGAGATGAAGGAAATGGGGGTTGAGCCTGATGTTGTAACTTATAATAGTTTGGTGGATGTTTATTGCAAAGGTAGGGAAATTGACAAGGCTtataaggtgtttgatgaaatgcgTGAACGAGATTTATCGCCTGATGTGATAACTTATACTTGTATCATTGGTGGGTTGGGTTTGATTGGTCAGCCTGATAAGGCTAGAGATGTTTTGAAGGAAATGAAGGAGTTTGGTATTTACCCTGACGTTCCGGCGTACAATGCTGCCATTAGGAATTTTTGCATTGCAAAGAGGCTTGGTGATGCTTATGATTTGGTGGATGAGATGACGAACAAAGGTTTAAGTCCAAATGCAACTACTTACAATTTGTTCTTTAGGATTTATTACTGGTCCAATGATTTACCGAGTTCATGGAGCTTATATAAGAGAATGATGGTTGAAGGATGTCTTCCAAATACGCAGAGTTGTATGTTTTTAATAAGGTTGTTAAAGAAACATGAAAAGGCGGAGATGGCATTGCAGTTGTGGGGTGACATGGTGGAGAAGGGTTTTGGGTCTTATACTTTGGTTTCTGATGTGCTGTTTGACTTGCTTTGTGATATGGGAAAATTGTTGGAAGCAGAGAAGTGTTTCTTGGAGATGGTTGAGAAGGGGCAGAAGCCAAGCAATGTTTCATTTAGGAGAATCAAGGTTCTCATGGAACTAGCAAATAGACATGAGGCTATTCAGAACTTGACGCAGAAAATGGGCGTGTTTGGGCAAACACTCCAAGTTCGTGAAAATGTTATGACACCAGTAGTAGAAATGAGGGAATTGGATagccaagaaaatatttaa
- the LOC101495438 gene encoding transcription factor JAMYB-like codes for MTPTTETVNQQTKPTLTRFFTASLMRVMKDVSTKLNQLNETDLRKGPWTLEEDTILVNYITTHGEGHWNTVACCAGLRRSGKSCRLRWLNYLRPDVRRGNITLQEQILILDLHSRWGNRWSKIAQHLPGRTDNEIKNYWRTRVMKQAKQLKCDVNSKQFRDILRYVWMPRLLERVQSDPNGPDDILPRNAMHNSVLETEGPKQNNSSSVLSSTSSDSSVEFQVPSKLAQNDSLEMLGHDDPAQKGSELCSSFNNQVGNNGGGGDSLESLWNDESMWFLQQLSDDLQIKYNSFA; via the exons ATGACCCCAACAACTGAAACCGTCAATCAACAAACAAAGCCAACTCTAACACGTTTCTTCACAGCCTCACTCATGAGAGTTATGAAAGATGTGTCTACAAAACTCAACCAATTAAACGAGACGGACCTAAGAAAGGGTCCATGGACATTAGAAGAGGACACCATTCTCGTTAATTACATTACAACCCACGGTGAAGGTCATTGGAATACTGTCGCATGCTGTGCAG GTCTGAGGAGAAGTGGGAAAAGTTGCAGATTAAGGTGGCTAAACTATCTGCGTCCCGATGTGCGGCGTGGAAATATCACACTCCAAGAACAGATATTGATTCTTGACCTCCACTCTCGTTGGGGCAATAG gtgGTCGAAAATTGCACAGCATCTACCAGGAAGAACAgacaatgaaataaaaaattattggagGACGAGAGTGATGAAGCAAGCAAAGCAACTCAAATGTGATGTCAACAGTAAACAGTTCAGAGACATATTGCGTTACGTGTGGATGCCCCGTTTGCTCGAACGGGTTCAATCCGATCCAAACGGACCCGATGACATTCTTCCCCGAAACGCTATGCACAATTCAGTTTTGGAAACAGAGGGGCCAAAACAGAACAACTCCTCAAGTGTACTCAGTAGTACTTCCTCAGACTCATCGGTGGAATTCCAAGTTCCTTCGAAATTGGCCCAAAATGATTCTTTGGAGATGTTGGGCCATGATGACCCGGCCCAAAAAGGCTCCGAATTATGTTCCAGTTTTAATAACCAAGTGGGGAATAATGGTGGTGGCGGCGACTCATTGGAGAGTTTGTGGAACGACGAAAGCATGTGGTTTTTGCAACAACTCTCTGATGATCtccaaataaaatacaattcctTTGCGTGA